TCAAGCACTCGGATATGCAGAAACTGATCCAACTTCGGATGTCGAAGGACTCGATGCAGCTCGCAAAATGGCGATTTTGAGTACTTTGGGCTTCCGTACCAATGTGGAACTGAAAGACGTGACCGTTAAAGGGATTACATCCGTCACTCGTGAAGATATTACCTATGCCAAAAGACTAGGTTACGAGATGAAGCTGCTGGGTATCGCAGATCGTCGGGATGATGAGATCACCATTAGTGTTCAGCCGACAATGGTAAGACAGAATCATCCGATTGCATCCGTCAATGGGGTGTTCAACGCTGTGTATGTACATGGCGAGGCTGTAGGTGAGACGATGTTCTACGGTGCGGGTGCAGGCGAGCTTCCGACGGCAACTTCTGTAGTAGCGGATATCGTGGCAGTGATCAAAAACCTGAAGCTGGGTGTGAATGGTCTCAAAGCGATTGTGCCTTATAAACAGAAACGTCTGCAAAGTGACGAGCACATTATGTCGAAAAACTTTATTTTGCTGCATGTGGATGATAAGGCAGGGGTACTGGCGCAAATTACACAAATCTTCGCTGAATACGAAGTCAGCTTGGCTTCAGTTGTGCAACAGCCGAACGAGCACAACCCGGATGCTGAGATCATCATCGTTACGCATAACGCTAGCAAGGCGAGCATGGATAAAGTATTGAAACACTTTGAATCCCTTGCGGTTATTCGTCGCATTAAGAGTGTGTATCGGGTAGAAGGATAAATCGTCCCCAAATTCCGGTTTGAATTTTTTAAGTCCAGGTTTAAGATACACGTTTAACCATATAGATGTATGCAATCATATTCGGATTATTAATGACAAAGGAGTTTACCCACAATGAGATATCAAGGATTACTGCAAACGTATAAAGAGCACCTTCCGGTTAATGAAAACACGCCCCTGCTTACGCTTCACGAAGGAAACACACCCCTGGTTCATGCGGAGAATCTGTCCGAGGAACTCGGATTGAATTTATATTTCAAATACGAAGGTTTGAATCCGACAGGTTCATTTAAAGACCGCGGAATGGTTATGGCTGTTGCTAAAGCAGTGGAAGAAGGCAGCCGCACGATTATGTGTGCATCAACAGGTAATACTTCAGCGGCAGCAGCAGCCTATGCGGCTCGTGCTGGTCTGAATTGTATCGTTTTGATCCCGAATAACAACATTGCGCTGGGTAAACTGGCTCAAGCCATGATCTATGGAGCAAAAGTTATTGCGATTAATGGCAACTTTGACCGTGCATTGGAAATTGTGCGTGAGATTACAGCCAAACATCCCATTACGCTCGTGAACTCCGTGAATCCGTTCCGGATTGAAGGACAGAAAACAGCTGCGTTTGAAGTCATTGAACAGCTTGGTCAAGCACCTGATGTACTCGCCATTCCAGTGGGTAACGCAGGGAACATCTCGGCTTACTGGAAAGGGTTCAAAGAGTATAAAGAAGCAGGTAAATCGAACTCCCTGCCTCGTATGGTCGGTTTTGAAGCGGAAGGCGCGATGGCAATTGTCAAAGGTGAACCGATTCTTGAGCCTGAAACCGTAGCAACAGCTATTCGAATTGGTAATCCGGCAAGTTGGAAAACCGCTGTAGCTGCAGCTGAAGAGTCTGGCGGACAGATTAATTATGTAACTGACGAAGAAATTCTGACTGCCTATCGTACGATCGCCGCTCGTGAAGGGATCTTTGCTGAACCTGCATCTGCTGCTTCCGTTGCTGGTGTATACAAACTGAAGAGTGAAGGGTACTTTAAAGGCGGAGAGACTGTGGTTTGCGTACTGACAGGACATGGACTCAAAGATCCTAATATTGCAATCAAAACGGTAGCGACCGAGCCGCTTGTTGTCGAAGATTCCGAAGAAGCGGTTATGGCGGCAATTGCACAACTGGAGCAACAATCCGTATGAGTCTGCAGCAAAGGGTAATTGTTAAAGTGCCTGCAAGTACAGCCAATCTGGGTCCAGGGTTTGATACCCTGGGCATGGCGTTGTCTCTGTATGCATGGCTTGAGATGAAACCGGCAGAGCAGACAACATTCCATTTACATGGAGATCATCTGACGGGTCTGCCAACAGATAAATCCAATCTGATATATGAAGTTGCACAGATGGTATTCAACGAAGCAGGGGTTTCTGTGCCGGAGTTGGAGATTTCCATGTATTCCGAGATTCCGCTTACTCGGGGACTGGGAAGCAGTGCATCCGCCATCGTCGGTGCATTGGCTGCTGCTAATGCATTAATTGGCACTCCGTTATCTGATGCCAAGCTTCTGGATATGGCTACGTCGTTGGAGAAACATCCGGATAATGTAGGTGCTTCACTATATGGAGGTATCATTGCAGCAGCGTGGGATGGCAGTCGGGTAGACCATATTCGTATTGAGCCGCATCAGGATTTGCAAACTTTGGTCATTGTACCGGACTTCGAGTTATCCACTTCGAAAGCAAGAAATGTAATTCCACAGCAATTTGACAAGTCTGATGTCATTCACAACATAAGCAGATCATCCTTACTTGTTGCGGCTTTGGCAAGTGGAAGATTGGACATGATTCAAAAGGCGATGTCTGATCGGATTCATCAACCTTACAGGGCATCTTTGGTACCCGGCATGGCTGAGATCCTGGAACATGCGGTCAGTCATGGAGCTCTGGGGGCTGCATTGAGTGGAGCTGGACCCACTGTTTTGACGTTGGTAGATCGTCATGATACTCGTAAGCTCGAACTAGAGCAATATTTGATAGACACGATGAGCCGTGAAGGCATCGCTGCATCTGCATTATGGTTGGATCCGGATCTGGATGGTGTTACCGTACTGCCTGATCAAGATGAAAGTCCGTTTATGGACAGAGTTAAAGGGGAAGTTAACGCATGAAACGAATTGCAGTATTACCTGAAGGTTCAGTCTCTCATGAAGCAGTAGATTTTCTGTTTAATGGGGAACCTTTGGAATTGCTTCATTCCAAGCTGATTTCTGATGTTTTCCGGGCTACGGATAGTGGGAAATCCCAGTACAGTGTCATACCCATTGAGAATACCATTGAAGGCTCCGTTAGTTTGCATATGGACTGGCTGGTTAACGAAGTGGATATTCCGATGCAGGCAGAATGGGTTTACCCATCCATCCAGAATGTCATTGGACATGGGTCCGAGTTCAGGACAGAGAGTGGTGAATATGATTTCGGGAAAATTACGAAGATCATGTCCCATCCTGTAGCGATTCCGCAGTGCCAGAATTTTATTCGCCTGCATTCACCTGGAGCAGACCTTGAGGGCGTAAATAGTACAGCGGAAGCTGTAGAAATTGTGAAAAAAAATCCTGGCAAAGGCTGGGTTGCGATTGGCACAAGGCTGGCTGCACAGAAGCATGGTTTGGATATTATGGCTGAACGGGTTACCAACCATGACAACAACTATACTCGTTTTGTGCTGATAGGCCATGAGCCTGTTCAGATACCACGAGAGCCTGATCATGTGAAAACCAGTTTGCTGGTTACATTGCCTGAAGATGCACCGGGTGCATTGCATCAGGTGCTGTCTGCTTTTGCCTGGCGGAAGCTGAACTTGACGCGACTGGAATCTCGTCCAACGAAGAAAAGGTTGGGGAGTTATTATTTTTACATTGATGTTGAGGAAAGTGCAGATTCGGTATTGCTTACCGCAGCCATGGCTGAGATTGAGGCTTTGAATTGTCAGGTACGTATTCTTGGCAGCTATCCGTGTTATACATATCCTTCGTTGAAAACGACCTGAATCAGGACGTACATTATTGAAGGCTGTCATAAAACTGGGTAATGTGAGCAATAATAGCTTGTCATTTGTTGTACAATGAACGAGATAAAATTAGTTCCGGAATCAGGGATGAAAATTTTATGGAGGTGCAGTCATCGGTGCCAGATCAATGGATTTATTTGGATGGTCAATATGTGACCAAGGAGAATGCAACCGTTTCGGTATATGATCACGGATTTTTGTACGGAGACGGTATTTTCGAAGGTATTCGAATTTATAACGGTAACATTTTCAGATGCAAAGCGCATTTGGATCGTTTGTACGATTCGGCTAAATCCATCAGTCTGAACATTCCGCTGTCTTATGATGAGATGCTAGAAGTGATGGCTGAAACGGTCCGTCGCAATGATATGCGTAACGGTTATATTCGTCTGATCGTTTCACGTGGACCTGGTAACTTGGGCCTTGATCCGCTGCGCTGTCCTAAAGCATCTGTTATCATCATTGTAGAGCAACTGGCAATCTATCCGGAGGAAGCATATCTTACTGGGTTGAAAGCCGTGTCTGTCTCCCAGCGCCGCAACATCCCGGATGCACTTAATCCAAAAATTAAATCATTGAATTATCTGAATAACATCCTTGTTAAAATTCAATCCAACTATGCGGGTGTTGGTGAAGCGATTATGCTGAACTCGCAAGGATATGTTACTGAAGGTTCCAGTGATAACATTTTTATCATTAAAAAGGGTGTAGTGTATACGCCACCTTGCTATCTGGGTGCACTGGAAGGAATTACACGTCAGGCCATTATCGATCTGTGCGGTGAGCTGAATCTTGAATTAAAAGAAGTGCCATTTACGCTACATGATGTGTATATTGCCGACGAAGTCTTTTTCACTGGAACAGCTGCGGAAGTTATTGCTGCTTATGAGGTGGACGGCAGAACGATTGGAACGGGCGTCGCAGGTCCTGTAACCTTGAGACTGCTGGAAGCGTTCCGTCAAATTGTCGACAAAGACGGTTATAAAGTTTGGGAAGATTAAATGGAACGATCGGAATAGGGAAGCAAAAATCCTTCTTGTCTCAGAAATTCAGCATACCTGGAGTATGCGGTTTTTGGGGCAGGAAGGATTTTTTTTGCTTAGTTGATGTCATTGGCCCAATTTCTGCATAGGATGTAGTAACGGTATGGGCGAATGTACTGCCCAAGTATCACGTCTAGGAGGTTAGTTCCAAGTGAAAATACACATGGTGAAA
Above is a window of Paenibacillus sp. E222 DNA encoding:
- a CDS encoding homoserine dehydrogenase produces the protein MKPVKVGLLGLGTVGTGVVRIVEGNQEDLSSQVGSPIVIEKIAVKNTEKDRVIAVDRAKLTEDPWEVIRHPDIDVIVEVMGGIDQTKEYILEALERGKHIVTANKDLMALHGSEILAKAQEKQCDVFYEASVAGGIPIIRTLIEGFSSDRITRIMGIVNGTTNFILTKMSQEGASYEEVLAEAQALGYAETDPTSDVEGLDAARKMAILSTLGFRTNVELKDVTVKGITSVTREDITYAKRLGYEMKLLGIADRRDDEITISVQPTMVRQNHPIASVNGVFNAVYVHGEAVGETMFYGAGAGELPTATSVVADIVAVIKNLKLGVNGLKAIVPYKQKRLQSDEHIMSKNFILLHVDDKAGVLAQITQIFAEYEVSLASVVQQPNEHNPDAEIIIVTHNASKASMDKVLKHFESLAVIRRIKSVYRVEG
- the thrC gene encoding threonine synthase, which translates into the protein MRYQGLLQTYKEHLPVNENTPLLTLHEGNTPLVHAENLSEELGLNLYFKYEGLNPTGSFKDRGMVMAVAKAVEEGSRTIMCASTGNTSAAAAAYAARAGLNCIVLIPNNNIALGKLAQAMIYGAKVIAINGNFDRALEIVREITAKHPITLVNSVNPFRIEGQKTAAFEVIEQLGQAPDVLAIPVGNAGNISAYWKGFKEYKEAGKSNSLPRMVGFEAEGAMAIVKGEPILEPETVATAIRIGNPASWKTAVAAAEESGGQINYVTDEEILTAYRTIAAREGIFAEPASAASVAGVYKLKSEGYFKGGETVVCVLTGHGLKDPNIAIKTVATEPLVVEDSEEAVMAAIAQLEQQSV
- the thrB gene encoding homoserine kinase, with the protein product MSLQQRVIVKVPASTANLGPGFDTLGMALSLYAWLEMKPAEQTTFHLHGDHLTGLPTDKSNLIYEVAQMVFNEAGVSVPELEISMYSEIPLTRGLGSSASAIVGALAAANALIGTPLSDAKLLDMATSLEKHPDNVGASLYGGIIAAAWDGSRVDHIRIEPHQDLQTLVIVPDFELSTSKARNVIPQQFDKSDVIHNISRSSLLVAALASGRLDMIQKAMSDRIHQPYRASLVPGMAEILEHAVSHGALGAALSGAGPTVLTLVDRHDTRKLELEQYLIDTMSREGIAASALWLDPDLDGVTVLPDQDESPFMDRVKGEVNA
- the pheA gene encoding prephenate dehydratase, with the translated sequence MKRIAVLPEGSVSHEAVDFLFNGEPLELLHSKLISDVFRATDSGKSQYSVIPIENTIEGSVSLHMDWLVNEVDIPMQAEWVYPSIQNVIGHGSEFRTESGEYDFGKITKIMSHPVAIPQCQNFIRLHSPGADLEGVNSTAEAVEIVKKNPGKGWVAIGTRLAAQKHGLDIMAERVTNHDNNYTRFVLIGHEPVQIPREPDHVKTSLLVTLPEDAPGALHQVLSAFAWRKLNLTRLESRPTKKRLGSYYFYIDVEESADSVLLTAAMAEIEALNCQVRILGSYPCYTYPSLKTT
- the ilvE gene encoding branched-chain-amino-acid transaminase, giving the protein MPDQWIYLDGQYVTKENATVSVYDHGFLYGDGIFEGIRIYNGNIFRCKAHLDRLYDSAKSISLNIPLSYDEMLEVMAETVRRNDMRNGYIRLIVSRGPGNLGLDPLRCPKASVIIIVEQLAIYPEEAYLTGLKAVSVSQRRNIPDALNPKIKSLNYLNNILVKIQSNYAGVGEAIMLNSQGYVTEGSSDNIFIIKKGVVYTPPCYLGALEGITRQAIIDLCGELNLELKEVPFTLHDVYIADEVFFTGTAAEVIAAYEVDGRTIGTGVAGPVTLRLLEAFRQIVDKDGYKVWED